A DNA window from Lagenorhynchus albirostris chromosome 5, mLagAlb1.1, whole genome shotgun sequence contains the following coding sequences:
- the RPL15 gene encoding large ribosomal subunit protein eL15 has protein sequence MGAYKYIQELWRKKQSDVMRFLLRVRCWQYRQLSALHRAPRPTRPDKARRLGYKAKQGYVIYRVRVRRGGRKRPVPKGATYGKPVHHGVNQLKFARSLQSVAEERAGRHCGALRVLNSYWVGEDSTYKFFEVILIDPFHKAIRRNPDTQWITKPVHKHREMRGLTSAGRKSRGLGKGHKFHHTIGGSRRAAWRRRNTLQLHRYR, from the exons ATGGGCGCTTACAAGTACATCCAGGAGCTGTGGAGGAAGAAGCAGTCGGACGTGATGCGCTTCCTGCTCAGGGTGCGCTGCTGGCAGTACCGCCAGCTCTCGGCGCTGCACCGGGCCCCGCGCCCCACCCGGCCCGACAAGGCGCGCAGGCTGGGCTACAAGGCCAAGCAAG GTTACGTGATATATCGCGTTCGCGTGCGCCGCGGTGGCCGCAAACGCCCGGTCCCGAAGGGCGCCACCTACGGCAAGCCCGTCCACCATGGCGTCAACCAGCTCAAGTTTGCCCGGAGCCTTCAGTCTGTTGCCGAG GAGAGAGCTGGACGCCACTGTGGGGCCCTGAGGGTCCTGAATTCTTACTGGGTGGGTGAAGATTCTACGTACAAATTTTTTGAGGTTATCCTCATTGATCCCTTCCATAAAGCTATCAGAAGAAACCCTGACACCCAGTGGATCACCAAACCAGTCCACAAGCACAGGGAGATGCGGGGGCTGACGTCTGCAGGCAGGAAGAGCCGCGGCCTCGGCAAGGGCCACAAGTTCCACCACACGATCGGTGGCTCTCGCCGCGCAGCCTGGAGAAGGCGCAATACTCTCCAGCTCCACCGCTACCGCTAA